In one window of Gossypium hirsutum isolate 1008001.06 chromosome A01, Gossypium_hirsutum_v2.1, whole genome shotgun sequence DNA:
- the LOC107916698 gene encoding uncharacterized protein isoform X3 has product MLDRMGNGMDATRGIMSGTMDRFKKVFEKKSNRKIMGMDLGVGSFVLMNAVTSRQARNIKSSMYMWGNMESTGIWSSTFWHYFLTRMNYVLGILILCVFVCVYVFLCIKLHIESMFMY; this is encoded by the exons ATGCTTGACCGGATG GGCAATGGCATGGATGCTACAAGGGGCATAATGTCTGGCACCATGGATCGGTTCAAGAAG GTGTTCGAGAAGAAGTCCAACAGGAAAATAATGGGG ATGGACCTTGGAGTTGGCTCCTTTGTGCTAATGAATGCAGTTACTTCACGGCAAGCACGAAACATCAAATCATCAAT GTACATGTGGGGGAATATGGAGTCAACTGGAATATGGAGTTCAACATTTTGGCATTATTTTCTCACCAGGATGAATTATGTTTTAGGAATTCTAATACTTTGTGTGTTTGTATGTGTGtatgtttttttatgtattaaattacatattgaatcaatgtttatgtattaa
- the LOC107916698 gene encoding uncharacterized protein At4g17910 isoform X1, producing MLDRMGNGMDATRGIMSGTMDRFKKVFEKKSNRKIMGMDLGVGSFVLMNAVTSRQARNIKSSMSWWKAAFKSATPLLLLGFARLASTLNLDYQVHVGEYGVNWNMEFNILALFSHQDELCFRNSNTLCVCMCVCFFMY from the exons ATGCTTGACCGGATG GGCAATGGCATGGATGCTACAAGGGGCATAATGTCTGGCACCATGGATCGGTTCAAGAAG GTGTTCGAGAAGAAGTCCAACAGGAAAATAATGGGG ATGGACCTTGGAGTTGGCTCCTTTGTGCTAATGAATGCAGTTACTTCACGGCAAGCACGAAACATCAAATCATCAAT GAGTTGGTGGAAGGCAGCCTTTAAATCTGCAACTCCGCTACTACTGTTAGGATTTGCTAGACTTGCTTCTACATTGAATCTAGACTATCAG GTACATGTGGGGGAATATGGAGTCAACTGGAATATGGAGTTCAACATTTTGGCATTATTTTCTCACCAGGATGAATTATGTTTTAGGAATTCTAATACTTTGTGTGTTTGTATGTGTGtatgtttttttatgtattaa
- the LOC107916698 gene encoding uncharacterized protein At4g17910 isoform X2, with protein MDGVELSSKSLASCSQSAMMDLGVGSFVLMNAVTSRQARNIKSSMSWWKAAFKSATPLLLLGFARLASTLNLDYQVHVGEYGVNWNMEFNILALFSHQDELCFRNSNTLCVCMCVCFFMY; from the exons ATGGATGGCGTGGAACTTAGCTCCAAAAGCCTGGCATCATGTTCACAAAGTGCCATG ATGGACCTTGGAGTTGGCTCCTTTGTGCTAATGAATGCAGTTACTTCACGGCAAGCACGAAACATCAAATCATCAAT GAGTTGGTGGAAGGCAGCCTTTAAATCTGCAACTCCGCTACTACTGTTAGGATTTGCTAGACTTGCTTCTACATTGAATCTAGACTATCAG GTACATGTGGGGGAATATGGAGTCAACTGGAATATGGAGTTCAACATTTTGGCATTATTTTCTCACCAGGATGAATTATGTTTTAGGAATTCTAATACTTTGTGTGTTTGTATGTGTGtatgtttttttatgtattaa